The window AGACTCCGAGGGATCTGCTGCCTCCCTTCCCACTCAGAAGTTCCATTCCCCCCCTTCTGTCATGACTACCTCGTTAATCCCCTGGCTAACTGATTGTTCTCCCGACTAATCCTGTCCCACCTGCTATGTTTGCACAATGTAGATCCCAAAATTTATTCTTTCTCATGTTTCCCACGCTTACCTCATGAGTCATGAAGCTCCATTCCTCTACTTTCCATCTTAGCACTCCTAGCGTACACCCTTGGTCCCCATTTAAAAACCTTGGTCTCCTAGCATACATCCTAGCTCTACTTTCCATCTTATTAGCTCAATTCCTCTATcagataataataacaacaattggtccccatttaaaaaataaagaaactacAATTAACATTCATCTGGAGTTTTAGAGGATATTCCTCAATCATTATTATAACATAGGAGTGTCTCATAATCAATGATAAGAGAAAACTACATAGGTGTATGAGTGTATCCAGGCATAAACCTTCCTAACTGACACACCTATAAAGATGCACTTTTTGTTGCATTACAATCTAAAGATCCAATTTATACATGGAGTGAAAAAATACAAGGGATTTGACAGTGACTTATCCACAACATGTGGCAGCAAAAATAATAGCAATTtgggagaaaataaatattttatcagaTATGAAAAAAGCTGATGACtataaatgaatgaattttaGTAAGTAGGCTAGGAACTGACTAAATGTTGTTAAGTaatatgatttcaaaatttcaatacCCCTATCAAAGACATCTGATAAATATAAGAGCATAATTCTTTAAAGTCATACCAGGTGGAAATTTGTAGATCCTAAAGCCTGAACCTCTGATAAAACCTGTACATAGTTTCCAATGTCTTATGTCAGAGTTAACTGCAAGCAAAATTCAAGCACTAGGACTTTCCACAATGACAATATCATACTCCAAAAcagaaatattttgaattttttatacaaGAGCACCATATACCAGGGGAAAATAAAGGTATAATGTTGACAATCTAAGACAGAGAAGATCCAGACAAAATGCATTACCATTGATTGAAGGCCATTAATCATAACAACTCTCTCCCCATATGAAACATTTTGAGATAAGCCAACTTCAAATGGGCCCAGCTCTCTATCTGTCTGGTTTGTAAGATTCAATTTTAGCTGTAAACAACAAGCAAACAACTTTAGCTTCCAAATTTTTGTTTGCTTCAGTTGGTAGAATAAACTTAAGGATTAAAAGTAGAACATGATAAGAAATTGCTATCCCTATTCCCTGAGTGGTGAATAGACTCTACCAATAACTGCTAGCCTGCTACATAGGATGAAAAATGACCCATTGCCCAGAAGTAACCTAGACTATTTTATTTAAGATGCAATTTCTAGTTTATAATGAGTAGCACAAGACCAATGGATAAAAAATTACCATGAATGGTTTTTGAAGGTTAATTATAGACGGAACCTCTACAACTTGCAACTCAATCTCCTTCTTTGTTGCTGGctgcaaataaatattttcagacAAAATACTGGTGTTTGAGAAAACTAAATAATCATGATTCAGACAGCtgaaacaataaatttaaaagaatagttCAGAAAACTGAAGGAAaagcataatttattaaaaaaaactaaataataataatttaaaagcaTAGCAGTATTTGAACATTAAGCACGTTatcatcaattattatttagaaAAGTGAGGGATAAAGTAAAACATGTCATACAGGATTCGTATACAGTTATGCAGAAACAAAGACGTCTAACCATCAACTTTGTCATGCTTAGTGATATTTAACAAACAACAAACTAAATAACTAATTCATCTATTGACTATCATTATCGAAGAAACAACACTTACTGTCCCCAATATTTGCTGGGTCTGCAAACGACCGGGTTCACCCAAATTTGTTCGCCATGTTATCTGGAGTTTACCAAGAACATTACTTCCTTCAACTTTTGTTTGAGGCGAACCATCTGATAACGTTTTCAATTGATAGAGATAGTTGTAAATTCCTCCACCAGATCTAATTAGTATTGGTGGCTTAAATATCTCCCTGAAAATTTAATTTGCtttataatcaataaaaataaatatacttaCACTAGATGAACCAAAAAATAACGTAAATAATGGCCAAATTTTGGTATTTGTTGAATTCTAGAATGCTTGACACCAAAAGAAATACTATAGCACTGACCTTGTAGGACTATCTTTCTCAGAATGGTGCCCATCACCTTTAAGTATTGTTGCACTATAATACTGAGCAGGTTCAAAATCAACTTGGTCCATGAAAAGGTTTGATTTTGTATGGTTTTCAATACAAGCTTCCAAAAAGGTAGTCTCCTGAAACAGATCAAGTAGATAATTTGATGCACAACATTAGGTAGGGGCAGACACTTCAGTTTATAGAGCTGATATTATTTCCATAAAGCCTTGAACTGAATTAGAGCACATGAcattttttctacaaaaataCTGATAACAAATAAACCCTGACAAATACGTATATGTCTAAAACCAGGGACAGTTTAACATGTCAAAGCTTCTAGAAACAAAGGGGCATGGCTAGTTAATATTTTCAAGCATAAAGGTTAAAGAACTTAGGAGATGTTCGGTTAGTTtccgttttcatttttttgttaccTTGTAttcattgataattttaaaaatgccaccttgtttttcattttatttcgtATTTTCAACATTTTGTGAAGGAAATCATGAAAACAAGGGAATGAAAATTTTACCATTTGCTTTACAAATTTTTGAAACCATTAAACGAAACAACAAGGGTGGTATTTTTTCgtaattgttaataaaaatacaagtgaTGATTAGACATCAACCCAATATTGAGGACTAGAGCTTTGGCAAAGACAGAAGGCCCTGAACATATgaacatataaaatatgttCATGCAATTTCAGGAGTTAAAAGtacttcaaatacttcaatttagCATATCTAATGATCAAATTCTATGGggattttttacaaaaaataataaaagaattctTAATACCAAAtccattattaaataataaatcacaAATAGTGAAAAGAATAGATTTTAAGGATTGTTTAACTTAAGGATAAGGATTTTCTGTATCATCATTCTTCACGAAAGAGCACGATAGGATTGCTGGATTCCTTTTAATACATTCACAAAGAAAGACAACAACTATTTGCAATAACCGAGAGTATGTAGTAATGATTCAGCAATggtttttctaaaaagaaaaagtgatatTTGAAATGGATATGAAACTGTAGATAGTAAGCTCATGCTGTTTTATGATTGGCTACACCAGATTCATTGCTGATACCTGATAGCATCTAATCAAGAAAGTAAATAGGAGAAGCAATTACTACAGAATTTTTAAAAGAGGATAAGATTGAAATGACAAGGCATGTACAGATTTATACACATTTATTATTGCCTATCAAGAAAatctttcatttctttgaatTGATTCTTACTGATATTACGAGCATTGGATGACAATGTGCTcgaaatacacacacacacacccaaaattaaaaaggaaactcTGTGTATCTATAATGCTATTAAGgattttattgtttgttttggtattaatggattttaaaaacaaaaagttttatTATGCTTTTCCACACATGGACTAGCAAATAATACTGATCCCAATACTTCGAATGGTGTAATCAGAAAATTTGAACATTAACAAAACGATACTACACATTGAACACGATTAGACTTTTTTACTGCATTAAGACCAGCATGTTTATctaggaaaaaatatattcactTACACTTGAATAGTATATTCAAATCATTGACATACCTTGATAACACGGacctgcaaaaaaaataaattcaagaaGCACGTAAGTTATGCAAATACTGAAAGATCAAACAGTGAGCATTCAATGACCCAGGTACTATATAACTGTTTTATTTGGGAACataattttcttcaaaattcaataaatatcatTAACAAAGAGATTAGTACCTTTGTCCTAACGGAAAGTGGATTAGCAACGATGAACTTGAAAAATTGAGGAAGATATTTACGCTCACCGTCACCATCATTATACAATGCAGTGCAGACCAGCCTAAGGACATGTGTGCaatcaaaatagtaaaaaattaaaaaatgaaagaaagaagaaacataGTATATTCAAACTAAACCAAATTCAAGCATGAATGTACAGACACAAGGACATTACTGGAGGGTCACAACTTACGTGTGAGGTCCAAGCTCTTTCACATCATGTTCTACAATAAAATCATAACGCCCACCCGCACGTATCGTTTCAACTGGCGATTTTGATGTGTCTAAAAGAAGTATTCTCTGTCTCTCTGTTTGAATTTCAGCCTGTCGGTTACAAAGTTTTGAATAGTTGAGTAAATTAAATTgtcaaaggaataaaaaaaaaattcagcactCTGACTATTATCAATATTACGAATATATTTACATTTCATTTGCTCAAATTCACCTAAGAAACTTGTAAAAGAATATTCTACTTATCTATTTATCCAATACAAATGACTTCAGAAAAAGCATACAAATGCTAtccacaaattaacacaaactCTGCTGCAAGTCACGAACTAGCATTTGGAATTAGAAAAGAAGCTAAGCACATCCCCTATATAAAATGAGTGATTCTCACACATCAGCAAGTGTTACAAAAAGAAAGATATCATCATTTCCTTTCTTCGTTCCTTTGAATGCTTTTATTTCCTAGTGTATGTAATGTATTACAATTACAATATACTAATTGACATATAAACATGTGTGAAGGGAGTTCCGCTGACAAATTCATTGATAGAGCGAGCTATTACGATGGTTTCCGTAATATAAGGAGTGGAGTGGATTGTTAAAGATATATGGAAAGAGGTTGTAGTGAGTGACCTTGATAAGGACTTCTCTGACTTCAAAATTGGAGCTGTTGTTTATACTGATGTAGCTGCAGAAGGTCTCCCCCAAATAAATGGCTCTGCAATATCAATCAGCGAGCAATTGATTTGAGTAATGATAACaaattgaagagagagagagagagagagagagagagagagaaaggaataCCCGAAAGACTGAGGGAGAACGAGGAGGCCGGAGAGGCCCATGGCGTCGGAGAAGTGGCGGAGGAGGAAGCGGTTACGGTAGTTGGGATCGGAGTCGTCGTCGTGGGCGGCAGCGGAGGAGAAAGAGTGGGGTTTGGCAGCGGGGTCGTCGAAGAGGTCCTCGCCGACGAAGAGGTCGGTGGGGTCGAGGCGGAGTGGAGGTTCGACGTTGAAGGAAGGGCGGCACAAACGCATCACGCGGAACGCCAGCGAATGAGATCCTCCTCCTCCCTGACCACCAACCTGACtcatctcttcttcttcttcttattcactTGAAGATGCTTCAGTTCAGTATGATGTATGAGAAATTATTCATGCTATGTGCTTAGCCCTTTTGCTTCCCTCACTCCAATAtgctaatcaaaattatttactatttttttttttttttttacagaaagaaCCCAGTGAatgttcaaagaaaaataattttagttgatGGCAACCTAGAAACATCACTAATTATGATCGATCAAAAAAACCGttgtcaaaataattaaatatttcaaaacaagaaattgtttattttctacaatatttaatattagaattttatccatttaaaaacataaaagtaaaattttacgGCAAAATTGAAATAACCTATCCTagtcaagtatttaaaacatgaaaaataaaataaaatgtcaagatatttcaaatttcttacaattttgaatttctcgttCAAACACTTAttggaaaaaattgaaaatgtaaactatacatatatttatggtaaaaatttaaaattaattaatatcaaagAAGTACTGAGTGGAATCTAATAataaagaggtaaaaataaaacaagcaagaaataaagacaaaaataacaaataataagataaagataaacaTAATAGAGCAAGGGAAAGGGGACAGAGCATCCtagttaaattatattatactatATCATAAGTTACAATTAGACAAAACACAATTATAAGAGCAAGCAAAAGGAAATATTGATTTAGATGGATAGATGACACTCCTCAAGTGGACACAGAAagttatttcatttaaaaaatatataaaatatgatggtcctagacttttttttaaattatttataagaagAACCTTTTAGGTTTTCTGGATAGTAAGCTGAGTACTAAAAATCACCAACAGCCCACACTCTTTGGGTCTTACGAAGATCTTATTTTTCTCCAAGCATTAGCTTAACCATAAAGAACTTCCATcgtttttgaaaacaaatatcaaGGACACACCTTTGCAAGCTTACAAATCCtaggttttcttaaaaaaaggaagaaataaagTAAATGTCTG of the Glycine max cultivar Williams 82 chromosome 13, Glycine_max_v4.0, whole genome shotgun sequence genome contains:
- the LOC100787614 gene encoding trafficking protein particle complex subunit 13 isoform X1: MSQVGGQGGGGSHSLAFRVMRLCRPSFNVEPPLRLDPTDLFVGEDLFDDPAAKPHSFSSAAAHDDDSDPNYRNRFLLRHFSDAMGLSGLLVLPQSFGAIYLGETFCSYISINNSSNFEVREVLIKAEIQTERQRILLLDTSKSPVETIRAGGRYDFIVEHDVKELGPHTLVCTALYNDGDGERKYLPQFFKFIVANPLSVRTKVRVIKETTFLEACIENHTKSNLFMDQVDFEPAQYYSATILKGDGHHSEKDSPTREIFKPPILIRSGGGIYNYLYQLKTLSDGSPQTKVEGSNVLGKLQITWRTNLGEPGRLQTQQILGTPATKKEIELQVVEVPSIINLQKPFMLKLNLTNQTDRELGPFEVGLSQNVSYGERVVMINGLQSMVLSEVQALGSTNFHLNLIATKPGIQRITGITVFDTREMKSYEPLPDLEIFVDMD
- the LOC100787614 gene encoding trafficking protein particle complex subunit 13 isoform X2 is translated as MSQVGGQGGGGSHSLAFRVMRLCRPSFNVEPPLRLDPTDLFVGEDLFDDPAAKPHSFSSAAAHDDDSDPNYRNRFLLRHFSDAMGLSGLLVLPQSFGAIYLGETFCSYISINNSSNFEVREVLIKAEIQTERQRILLLDTSKSPVETIRAGGRYDFIVEHDVKELGPHTLVCTALYNDGDGERKYLPQFFKFIVANPLSVRTKVRVIKETTFLEACIENHTKSNLFMDQVDFEPAQYYSATILKGDGHHSEKDSPTREIFKPPILIRSGGGIYNYLYQLKTLSDGSPQTKVEGSNVLGKLQITWRTNLGEPGRLQTQQILGTPATKKEIELQVVEVPSIINLQKPFMLKLNLTNQTDRELGPFEVGLSQNVSYGERVVMINGLQSMVLSEVQALGSTNFHLRN